In Hamadaea flava, a genomic segment contains:
- the katG gene encoding catalase/peroxidase HPI has protein sequence MSDTHGSESENPAIDSPTPKTGGRPRTNRDWWPNQLDLSVLHANSSKSNPLGTDFSYAQEFAKLDVEALKRDITAVLTTSQDWWPADFGHYGGLMIRMSWHAAGTYRIQDGRGGAGEGGQRFAPLNSWPDNANLDKARRLLWPVKQKYGQQISWADLLVLAGNVALESMGFQTFGFGFGREDVWEPEEIFWGPEDAWLGDERYVSEKEMIGGVGATEMGLIYVNPEGPQGNGDPAAAAPFIRETFRRMAMNDEETVALIAGGHTFGKTHGAGVAADHVGPEPEAAPLTAQGLGWLSTNGTGKGADTITSGLEVTWSDRPTQWSNRFFEILFGYEWEPSTSPGGAKQWVAKTTDAIVPDAYDPAKKHLPTMLTTDLSLRYDPVYEQISRRFLANPDEFALAFAKAWYKLLHRDMGPVSRFLGPWVAEAQLWQDPVPAADQPLVGDADITALKAKVLDSGLSTAQLISTAWAAAASFRSTDKRGGANGGRLRLDPQRGWEVNQPAQLATVLSTLEGIQQEFNQAGGVRISLADLIVLAGTAAVEKAAKDAGVPVTVPFRPGRTDATQEQTDVESFSVLEPRADGFRNYLRPGEKTMPEVLLIDRAFMLGLTAPEMTVLVGGLRALGNNVGGSTHGVLTDRPGVLTNDFFVNLLAPGAKWQASASDDQVYEIQDVGSGQVKWTATAVDLIFGSNSQLRALAEVYASGDAREKFVRDFVAAWTKVMELDRFDLA, from the coding sequence ATGAGCGACACCCACGGCAGCGAGAGCGAGAACCCGGCCATCGACTCGCCGACCCCGAAGACCGGCGGCCGTCCGCGTACCAACCGGGACTGGTGGCCCAACCAGCTCGACCTCTCGGTGCTGCACGCCAACTCGTCCAAGAGCAACCCGCTGGGGACGGACTTCAGCTACGCCCAGGAGTTCGCCAAGCTCGACGTCGAGGCGCTCAAGCGGGACATCACCGCGGTCCTCACCACCTCCCAGGACTGGTGGCCGGCCGACTTCGGCCACTACGGCGGCCTCATGATCCGGATGAGCTGGCACGCAGCGGGCACCTACCGCATCCAGGACGGGCGCGGCGGCGCGGGCGAGGGCGGTCAGCGGTTCGCCCCGCTCAACAGCTGGCCGGACAACGCCAACCTCGACAAGGCCCGGCGGCTGCTGTGGCCGGTCAAGCAGAAGTACGGCCAGCAGATCTCCTGGGCCGACCTGCTCGTGCTCGCGGGCAACGTCGCCCTGGAGTCCATGGGCTTCCAGACGTTCGGCTTCGGCTTCGGCCGCGAGGACGTCTGGGAGCCCGAGGAGATCTTCTGGGGACCTGAGGACGCCTGGCTGGGCGACGAGCGTTACGTCTCCGAGAAGGAGATGATCGGCGGGGTCGGCGCGACCGAGATGGGCCTCATCTACGTCAATCCCGAAGGCCCGCAGGGCAACGGGGACCCGGCCGCGGCCGCGCCGTTCATCCGCGAGACGTTCCGCCGCATGGCGATGAACGACGAGGAGACCGTCGCGCTCATCGCCGGTGGGCACACCTTCGGCAAGACGCACGGTGCCGGGGTCGCGGCCGACCACGTCGGCCCGGAGCCCGAAGCCGCTCCACTGACGGCGCAGGGACTCGGCTGGCTGAGCACCAACGGCACCGGCAAGGGCGCCGACACGATCACCAGCGGGCTGGAGGTGACCTGGTCGGACCGGCCGACGCAGTGGAGCAACCGGTTCTTCGAGATCCTCTTCGGGTACGAGTGGGAGCCGTCCACGAGTCCCGGCGGGGCCAAGCAGTGGGTGGCCAAGACCACCGACGCGATCGTTCCCGACGCGTACGATCCGGCGAAGAAGCACCTGCCGACGATGCTCACCACCGACCTGTCGCTGCGCTACGACCCGGTGTACGAGCAGATCTCCCGCCGGTTCCTCGCGAACCCCGACGAGTTCGCGCTGGCCTTCGCCAAGGCCTGGTACAAGCTGCTGCACCGGGACATGGGGCCGGTCAGCCGCTTCCTCGGACCGTGGGTGGCCGAGGCACAGCTGTGGCAGGACCCGGTGCCCGCGGCCGACCAGCCGCTCGTCGGCGACGCCGACATCACCGCCCTCAAGGCGAAGGTGCTGGACTCTGGGCTCTCCACGGCGCAGCTGATCTCGACCGCGTGGGCGGCCGCCGCGAGCTTCCGGTCCACCGACAAACGCGGCGGTGCCAACGGCGGCCGGCTCCGCCTCGACCCGCAGCGCGGCTGGGAGGTCAACCAGCCGGCCCAGCTGGCGACTGTGCTGTCCACTCTGGAGGGCATCCAGCAGGAGTTCAACCAGGCGGGCGGCGTCCGGATCTCGCTCGCCGACCTGATCGTGCTGGCCGGCACGGCCGCCGTCGAGAAGGCCGCCAAGGACGCCGGAGTTCCGGTCACCGTGCCGTTCCGGCCGGGGCGTACCGACGCGACGCAGGAGCAGACCGACGTCGAGTCGTTCTCGGTCCTCGAACCGCGGGCCGACGGGTTCCGCAATTACCTGCGGCCGGGCGAGAAGACCATGCCCGAGGTGCTGCTGATCGACCGGGCCTTCATGCTCGGCCTGACCGCCCCCGAGATGACCGTCCTCGTCGGCGGTCTGCGTGCGCTCGGGAACAACGTCGGCGGCAGCACGCACGGCGTCCTGACCGACCGGCCGGGCGTGCTCACCAACGACTTCTTCGTCAACCTGCTCGCGCCGGGGGCGAAGTGGCAGGCGTCGGCCTCCGACGACCAGGTCTACGAGATCCAGGACGTCGGCTCCGGCCAGGTGAAATGGACCGCCACCGCGGTCGACCTGATCTTCGGCTCCAACTCGCAGCTGCGGGCGCTCGCCGAGGTGTACGCCAGCGGGGACGCGCGCGAGAAGTTCGTCCGCGACTTCGTGGCGGCCTGGACGAAGGTCATGGAACTCGACCGCTTCGACCTCGCCTGA
- a CDS encoding RNA polymerase subunit sigma-70 produces the protein MTGSGDWLTGAYDDHRRELHAHCYRLAGNVADADDLVQETFLRAWKARDAFEGRASVRTWLYRIATNVFLDSRKAAERRTQPVGDALEWCTEIGPYPDTLLDGDPQADQAGAEIVELALIAALMHLPPRQRAAFVLRDVSGWTPAEIAEALEVEVPAANSLVQRARETVRRHAPADPADWRRPHLTEADKEILSRYLSTTDPDEMRELLAADVRLTMPPDEPVIGRDAVAAFLTRPLDWRTFPVTANGRAAAANYLRQPGRSRYDALVVDVLRIVDGRIAEVNAFVGGRHVTTFGLPRLLD, from the coding sequence ATGACCGGCTCCGGCGACTGGCTGACGGGCGCGTACGACGATCACCGCCGTGAGCTGCACGCGCACTGCTATCGCCTCGCGGGGAACGTGGCCGACGCGGACGACCTCGTGCAGGAGACGTTCCTGCGGGCGTGGAAGGCGCGGGACGCCTTCGAGGGCCGCGCGTCCGTCCGGACCTGGCTTTACCGGATCGCGACCAATGTGTTCCTCGACAGCCGCAAGGCGGCCGAGCGGCGTACGCAGCCGGTCGGTGACGCGCTGGAGTGGTGCACCGAGATCGGGCCGTATCCCGACACGCTGCTCGACGGCGATCCGCAAGCCGATCAGGCCGGTGCCGAGATCGTCGAACTGGCCCTCATCGCCGCCCTCATGCACCTGCCGCCTCGGCAGCGGGCCGCCTTCGTCCTGCGGGACGTGTCGGGCTGGACCCCGGCTGAGATCGCCGAGGCGCTGGAGGTCGAGGTCCCGGCCGCGAACAGTCTCGTTCAGCGGGCCCGCGAGACCGTACGGCGCCACGCCCCGGCCGACCCGGCGGACTGGCGGCGGCCGCACCTGACCGAGGCGGACAAGGAGATCCTGAGCCGCTACCTCAGCACGACCGATCCGGACGAGATGCGGGAACTCCTCGCCGCCGACGTACGCCTCACGATGCCGCCGGACGAGCCGGTGATCGGGCGTGACGCGGTGGCCGCCTTCCTCACCCGGCCGCTCGATTGGCGGACGTTCCCCGTCACGGCGAACGGCCGGGCGGCGGCGGCGAACTATCTGCGCCAGCCGGGCCGATCGCGGTACGACGCGCTGGTGGTCGACGTGCTCCGGATCGTGGACGGGCGGATCGCCGAGGTCAACGCGTTCGTCGGCGGACGCCACGTGACCACGTTCGGCCTGCCTCGTCTGCTGGACTAG
- a CDS encoding DUF899 family protein, with the protein MTALPEIVDRDIWLRRRAELLVREKAHTRAGSALAAARRRLPMTEVDGTVELTGVRGPTRVLDMFEGRDQLLVCKHMWSLGRPFEDQCRGCTATVWNFQDATYLEARGVTFAVWCQGPYAEFAPFREFMGYQAPWYSVHGVDAPGISDGWITCYLRVGDRVFQTYETDGRGVEAMMPALQLLDLTVYGRQEDWEDSPEGWPQDPAQSWFRRDGRPIPQWKVLKPVVEEASPVDFVR; encoded by the coding sequence ATGACCGCACTGCCCGAGATCGTCGACCGAGACATCTGGCTGCGCCGACGCGCCGAGTTGCTCGTCCGGGAGAAGGCGCACACCCGGGCCGGTTCGGCGCTCGCGGCCGCCCGGCGACGGCTGCCGATGACCGAGGTGGACGGAACCGTCGAGCTGACCGGCGTACGCGGGCCGACCCGGGTGCTGGACATGTTCGAGGGGCGTGATCAGCTCCTCGTCTGCAAGCACATGTGGAGTCTCGGCCGGCCGTTCGAGGACCAGTGCCGGGGCTGCACCGCGACCGTGTGGAACTTCCAGGACGCGACCTATCTGGAGGCGCGCGGGGTCACCTTCGCTGTCTGGTGCCAGGGCCCGTACGCCGAGTTCGCGCCGTTCCGGGAGTTCATGGGGTACCAGGCGCCCTGGTATTCGGTGCACGGCGTCGACGCGCCCGGCATCTCCGACGGTTGGATCACCTGCTACCTGCGGGTGGGCGACCGCGTCTTCCAGACCTACGAGACCGACGGGCGCGGGGTCGAGGCGATGATGCCGGCGCTGCAACTGCTCGACCTGACGGTGTACGGGCGTCAGGAGGATTGGGAGGACTCCCCCGAGGGCTGGCCGCAGGACCCCGCCCAGAGCTGGTTCCGGCGGGACGGCCGCCCGATCCCCCAGTGGAAGGTGCTTAAACCCGTCGTGGAGGAAGCCTCACCGGTAGACTTTGTGCGTTAA
- a CDS encoding AfsR/SARP family transcriptional regulator: MEFSLLGPVDCTVAGTPVPLGRPQERCLLAVLAVELGRVVPLDRLVELLWDDEPPERARSIVHTHISRLRSTLRNAGAEAHGVRLVTRGPGYLLDAPPDRVDLHRFQRRVLQAREAMQAGDAAAAADGLAAALAWWRGPALADVATQRVRERICVGLDELRTTATEDRIEADLALGRHREVIGELTALAAQRPLRERSVGLLMLALYRSGQQAQALERFRAARRMLIDDLGIEPGPDLRRLEQAILSHDPSLGVGSPPLAPPSSALAVAAPASVWRGPRSHLTSIVGRERQVAELTRLLLDHRLVTVVGAGGVGKTTLALHAAEAIVDGPPVVVAALATARDADDVVLTLAGVLGVGGATMAEVGQSVESRLAESPHLLILDNCEHLVTEISQLVRRMLSRSARLVVLATSRQRLNLPEETVWRLEPLSVAGPGDGIPGSPAATLFLRRAAGAVPGFVPSASDLDTVDRVCRRVEGLPLALELAAARLRTLSLPELARQLDQGFGVLGPDSAGESHGNTLAATIDWSYRLLSADEQQLLAGLAVFRGGFTASAATAVCGAEPSLLNLLVDRSLVQPYPAPDGQRYRLLEVVRQYAETKLAESGDRYAVAGRHVAYWLDVTREIMARPHVDEQFAAWTRLAADLDDLRAAASDGYATDRIPEAVELALMMLDCLTAVNAYAEQGRWLDELTPHLPNCPPSIRCLGEMSRSHHLTMRDDPAGALALARPIMDDLAAVHTLMYYDARLCNVRNGVHLLDPAAADEAPILHDKLQVVDDKHTRVHSLTMAAEALNQWGHDEAALALWDGDDLLRTVLDDGDEMRYRSIRLLNELGAGELTEAAVTARRLRDKLVQPGYLTINTPAYSLALYALVTQSPPAAAVTITGLIEAVSEANPPALSRAYALRLLLAEAQRRAGNLGAALAGLRDGLATARTRTTYSWTTPSVLTAASLAADLGDSAAAQRLADAWDRVRTPLGLPAPVGFRDQAERLGLDRAAGPVTAGAWREEPLRDLLATTEAWVLSR, encoded by the coding sequence GTGGAGTTCTCCCTACTCGGCCCGGTGGACTGCACCGTCGCCGGAACTCCGGTTCCCCTCGGCCGCCCGCAGGAACGATGCCTGCTGGCGGTCCTCGCGGTCGAACTCGGACGGGTCGTGCCGCTCGACCGCCTCGTCGAGCTGCTCTGGGACGACGAGCCTCCGGAGCGGGCGCGGTCCATCGTGCACACTCATATCTCGCGACTCCGGTCCACATTGCGCAATGCCGGGGCCGAGGCGCACGGCGTACGGCTGGTGACGCGGGGGCCGGGGTATCTGCTCGACGCCCCACCCGACCGGGTGGACCTTCATCGTTTCCAGCGGCGGGTCCTTCAGGCCCGCGAGGCCATGCAGGCGGGCGACGCCGCCGCCGCGGCCGACGGGCTCGCCGCCGCGCTGGCCTGGTGGCGAGGACCGGCGCTGGCCGACGTCGCGACCCAGCGCGTCCGCGAACGGATCTGCGTCGGGCTGGACGAGCTGCGGACCACGGCGACCGAGGACCGGATCGAGGCCGATCTCGCCCTCGGCCGGCATCGCGAGGTGATCGGGGAGCTGACCGCGCTGGCCGCCCAACGCCCGTTGCGAGAACGGTCCGTCGGCCTGCTCATGCTCGCGCTCTACCGGTCCGGCCAGCAGGCGCAGGCGCTGGAACGCTTCCGGGCCGCGCGCCGAATGCTCATCGACGACCTCGGCATCGAACCCGGGCCCGACCTGCGCCGGCTCGAACAGGCGATCCTCAGTCACGACCCGTCGCTCGGCGTCGGCTCGCCGCCGCTCGCCCCGCCGTCCTCCGCGCTGGCCGTTGCGGCGCCGGCTTCGGTGTGGCGCGGGCCGCGCTCTCACCTGACCAGCATCGTGGGGCGCGAACGCCAGGTCGCCGAGCTGACCAGGCTCCTGCTCGACCATCGGCTCGTCACCGTCGTGGGCGCCGGCGGCGTCGGCAAGACCACGCTCGCACTCCACGCGGCGGAGGCGATCGTGGACGGACCGCCGGTCGTCGTCGCGGCGCTCGCGACCGCGCGCGACGCCGACGACGTCGTGCTCACCCTGGCCGGCGTGCTCGGCGTCGGGGGCGCCACCATGGCCGAGGTCGGCCAGTCCGTCGAGAGCCGCCTGGCCGAGAGCCCGCACCTGCTCATCCTGGACAACTGCGAGCACCTGGTCACGGAGATCTCTCAACTGGTACGCCGAATGCTGTCCCGGAGTGCGCGACTGGTCGTGCTGGCCACCTCGCGGCAACGGCTCAACCTGCCCGAAGAGACGGTGTGGCGGCTCGAACCGTTGAGCGTCGCCGGGCCGGGGGACGGCATACCGGGGTCTCCGGCCGCGACACTGTTCCTGCGCCGGGCAGCCGGTGCGGTGCCGGGCTTCGTCCCGTCGGCGTCCGATCTCGACACCGTCGACCGGGTGTGCCGCCGGGTGGAAGGGCTGCCGCTCGCCCTCGAACTCGCCGCGGCGCGGCTGCGTACGCTGTCGTTGCCCGAGCTGGCCCGACAGCTGGACCAGGGATTCGGCGTACTGGGGCCGGACTCGGCCGGCGAATCGCACGGCAACACCCTCGCCGCCACGATCGACTGGTCCTACCGGCTGCTCAGCGCGGACGAACAACAGCTGCTCGCCGGGCTGGCCGTCTTCCGGGGCGGGTTCACCGCGTCCGCCGCGACAGCGGTGTGCGGTGCGGAACCGTCGCTCCTGAATCTTCTGGTGGACCGTTCGCTGGTCCAGCCCTATCCGGCCCCGGACGGCCAGCGCTACCGGCTGCTCGAAGTGGTCCGCCAGTACGCCGAGACCAAGCTCGCCGAATCCGGCGACCGGTACGCCGTCGCCGGGCGGCACGTCGCGTACTGGCTCGACGTGACGCGGGAGATCATGGCCCGGCCGCACGTCGACGAGCAGTTCGCCGCCTGGACCCGGCTCGCCGCCGACCTCGACGACCTCCGGGCCGCCGCGAGCGACGGGTACGCCACCGACCGGATCCCCGAAGCGGTCGAGCTGGCCCTGATGATGCTCGACTGCCTGACGGCGGTGAACGCGTACGCCGAACAGGGCCGCTGGCTCGACGAGCTGACCCCGCACCTGCCCAACTGCCCGCCCTCGATCCGGTGCCTCGGTGAGATGAGCCGCTCGCACCACTTGACCATGCGGGACGACCCCGCCGGGGCACTCGCCCTGGCCCGGCCGATCATGGACGACCTGGCGGCGGTGCACACGCTCATGTACTACGACGCCCGCCTCTGCAACGTCCGCAACGGAGTGCACCTGCTCGACCCGGCCGCGGCGGACGAAGCGCCGATCCTGCACGACAAGTTGCAAGTGGTGGACGACAAGCACACTCGCGTGCACAGCCTGACGATGGCGGCCGAGGCGCTGAACCAGTGGGGGCACGACGAGGCGGCACTCGCCCTGTGGGACGGCGACGACCTGCTCCGCACGGTGCTCGACGACGGCGACGAGATGCGGTATCGGTCGATCCGGCTGCTGAACGAGCTGGGCGCGGGGGAGCTGACCGAAGCGGCCGTCACCGCTCGGCGGCTGCGCGACAAGCTCGTCCAGCCCGGTTATCTGACCATCAACACCCCGGCCTACTCACTGGCCCTGTACGCCCTGGTGACCCAGTCGCCACCGGCGGCAGCGGTGACCATCACGGGACTGATCGAGGCGGTGTCGGAGGCCAACCCGCCCGCCCTGTCCCGGGCGTACGCCTTGCGCCTGCTCCTCGCCGAAGCACAGCGGCGGGCCGGGAACCTCGGCGCCGCCCTGGCCGGGTTGCGGGACGGGCTGGCGACCGCCCGGACACGGACGACGTATTCGTGGACCACGCCGTCGGTGCTCACCGCCGCGTCGCTGGCCGCCGACCTCGGCGACTCCGCCGCCGCCCAGCGGCTGGCCGACGCCTGGGATCGCGTACGCACACCGCTCGGCCTGCCCGCGCCGGTCGGGTTCCGGGACCAGGCCGAGCGGCTGGGCCTCGACCGCGCCGCCGGCCCGGTGACCGCCGGAGCCTGGCGCGAGGAGCCCCTGCGCGACCTACTCGCCACCACCGAAGCCTGGGTCCTCAGCCGCTGA
- a CDS encoding MEDS domain-containing protein: MRRTGVIGEVDSVGAHDHVCFVYTERAEWRAAARSFAVSGLAAEQRVLMVADPGEDCWWEADDVLGAALRSGRAELLHRKTAYADDLADPSDQVDVYRDATDRAIRDGFRGLRAFADATGLAGPPPAMDRLIRYEHLVDGYMDGHPFRGMCGYDRAAIAPADLRRLACRHPSSSPGYAPFRVYAESGGLRLAGDIDYDNVELLTEVLRSMGLPATGSAVELDGAGLDYVHHAGLVALARLAQESGGRIVLRGGPAVAKRLADMLSLNDAGLEVIV, encoded by the coding sequence ATGCGGCGGACTGGGGTGATCGGCGAGGTGGACTCCGTCGGCGCGCACGACCACGTCTGCTTCGTCTACACCGAGCGAGCCGAGTGGCGCGCCGCGGCGAGGTCGTTCGCGGTCTCCGGCTTGGCCGCCGAGCAGCGCGTGCTGATGGTGGCCGACCCGGGGGAGGACTGCTGGTGGGAAGCCGACGACGTCCTCGGCGCCGCCTTACGCAGCGGCCGCGCCGAGCTGCTGCACCGGAAGACGGCGTACGCCGACGACCTGGCCGACCCGTCGGACCAGGTCGACGTCTATCGCGACGCGACCGATCGAGCGATCCGCGACGGCTTCCGGGGCCTCCGCGCGTTCGCTGACGCGACCGGCCTCGCCGGGCCGCCCCCGGCGATGGATCGGCTGATCCGCTACGAGCACCTCGTCGACGGGTACATGGACGGCCACCCGTTCCGGGGCATGTGCGGCTATGACCGGGCGGCGATCGCGCCCGCCGACCTGCGTCGGCTGGCGTGCCGGCACCCCAGTTCCAGCCCCGGTTATGCTCCGTTTCGGGTGTACGCCGAGTCCGGCGGCCTGCGGCTGGCCGGCGACATCGACTACGACAACGTCGAGTTGCTGACGGAGGTGCTGCGGTCGATGGGGTTGCCGGCCACCGGATCGGCGGTGGAACTGGACGGCGCCGGTCTGGACTACGTCCACCACGCCGGGCTCGTGGCGCTGGCCCGGCTGGCCCAGGAATCGGGCGGCCGGATCGTGCTGCGGGGCGGCCCGGCCGTGGCCAAGCGCCTGGCCGACATGCTGAGCCTGAACGACGCCGGATTGGAGGTGATCGTGTGA